Proteins co-encoded in one Candidatus Hydrogenedentota bacterium genomic window:
- a CDS encoding protein kinase: MTGPETAADATPVDWSEGDVILGIYEVKRLLGRGGMGNVYQVYHRGWDQDLAVKCPKAEVLSAKGGAESFERECEMWVNLGLHPNIASCYYVRRLGGVPRVFAEFVTGGTLSQWIHSGRLYRGTREQVMERILDIAIQFAWGLRYSHTQGLVHQDVKPLNVLMTKEGIVKVTDFGLSRALYVASGAPETRTSRGLGSRGTPAYCSPEQANRGDMSQATDIWSWGVSIMEMFVGDVTWMAGQMADGALDQYLELGPENERAPDMPPVILDLLRACFRDDPAERPSSMADILTTLESVYKDVVGVPYPRAVPQAAETTADRLNNRAVSFLDLGKHEEADQLWERALRFEPNHPEATYNRALRAWRIGRTTDMTMLHLARELCRLQPKAWMPVYMFAQLHLERGDYNAALELLERLRGVDLGGHEVAEAIDAATERKDASRRLISTFAHRTGDVTALCVSWDGHLALSATTSQKWPGKITAWNVTTGQRQFDFLGHTAPVLSVALSADGLHAVSGSVDKTARIWEVVSADCVQILQGHSGPVNSVLFTDDGQGILTASADGSVRHWNRMSGQCERAFAAHHGEVTMLAPGRSGLSFLTIGSDGVLSHWDLRSGRRLAALDGFSARPRSLSVSNDRRAAIVGLEDGCVDLVNLEANQRVSHRKAHSEPVVSVCLSKRGHFALTGVQGGKLRLWETPTGRCLHTFAGRAPVSIGGDESVALSAGEKGTLKLWAIGFGFPTIFAPMILCRGREGGA, from the coding sequence ATGACCGGTCCGGAAACAGCCGCGGATGCGACTCCCGTCGATTGGTCCGAAGGCGATGTGATCCTCGGTATCTACGAGGTGAAGCGCCTCCTCGGACGCGGCGGTATGGGCAACGTGTATCAGGTCTACCACCGGGGCTGGGACCAGGACCTCGCCGTGAAGTGCCCCAAGGCCGAAGTGCTGTCCGCAAAAGGCGGCGCGGAATCCTTCGAACGCGAATGCGAAATGTGGGTTAACCTCGGCCTCCACCCCAACATCGCAAGCTGCTACTACGTTCGCCGGCTCGGCGGCGTCCCGCGCGTGTTTGCCGAATTCGTGACCGGCGGCACGCTCTCCCAATGGATACACAGCGGCCGCTTGTATCGCGGAACGCGCGAACAAGTCATGGAGCGCATCCTCGACATCGCCATCCAATTTGCATGGGGCCTTCGCTATTCGCACACCCAGGGCCTCGTCCATCAAGACGTCAAACCCCTCAACGTCCTCATGACCAAAGAAGGTATCGTCAAAGTCACCGACTTCGGCCTGTCGCGCGCGCTCTACGTGGCGTCCGGCGCGCCCGAAACTCGAACCAGCCGCGGTCTCGGATCGCGCGGAACCCCAGCATACTGCTCGCCGGAGCAGGCCAACCGCGGCGACATGTCGCAAGCCACCGACATCTGGAGCTGGGGCGTGTCCATCATGGAAATGTTTGTCGGCGACGTCACGTGGATGGCCGGCCAGATGGCCGACGGCGCCTTGGATCAGTACCTGGAACTGGGCCCCGAAAACGAGCGCGCTCCCGACATGCCCCCCGTAATTCTCGACCTGTTGCGCGCATGCTTCCGAGACGATCCTGCAGAACGCCCTTCGAGTATGGCCGATATCCTCACAACGCTTGAGTCCGTCTACAAAGACGTCGTGGGCGTGCCGTATCCGCGCGCCGTGCCCCAGGCCGCGGAAACCACCGCCGATCGTCTTAACAACCGCGCGGTCTCATTCCTCGACTTGGGCAAACACGAAGAAGCCGATCAATTGTGGGAACGCGCGCTCCGCTTCGAACCCAATCATCCCGAAGCCACGTACAACCGCGCCCTGCGCGCGTGGCGCATCGGGCGCACCACCGACATGACCATGCTGCACCTGGCCCGCGAACTGTGCCGACTGCAACCCAAAGCGTGGATGCCCGTCTACATGTTTGCCCAGCTTCACCTCGAACGCGGCGACTACAACGCGGCCCTGGAACTGCTGGAACGGTTGCGCGGCGTCGATCTCGGCGGACATGAAGTCGCCGAGGCCATCGATGCCGCTACCGAACGAAAAGACGCGAGCCGCCGCCTCATAAGCACCTTCGCCCACCGCACCGGCGATGTCACCGCGCTCTGCGTCAGTTGGGACGGACACCTCGCCCTCTCGGCGACCACGTCCCAGAAATGGCCCGGAAAGATCACCGCCTGGAACGTGACTACCGGGCAACGGCAATTCGATTTCCTCGGACACACCGCCCCCGTGCTCTCCGTGGCGCTCAGCGCCGACGGCCTTCACGCCGTCTCCGGTTCCGTGGACAAGACCGCCCGCATTTGGGAAGTCGTTTCCGCCGATTGCGTCCAAATACTTCAGGGCCATTCCGGTCCCGTGAACTCCGTCCTGTTCACCGACGATGGACAAGGCATTCTCACCGCAAGCGCCGACGGCAGCGTCCGTCATTGGAATCGCATGTCGGGCCAATGCGAACGCGCGTTTGCCGCGCACCACGGCGAAGTGACCATGCTGGCTCCCGGACGTTCCGGCTTGTCCTTTCTCACCATCGGTTCCGATGGCGTCTTGTCGCATTGGGATCTGCGATCCGGCAGACGCCTCGCCGCGCTCGACGGATTCTCCGCGCGTCCCCGTTCGTTGTCTGTCAGCAACGACCGACGCGCCGCCATAGTCGGCCTTGAAGACGGCTGCGTCGACCTCGTCAACCTCGAAGCAAACCAGCGCGTGAGCCATCGCAAAGCGCACAGCGAGCCCGTCGTCTCCGTCTGCTTAAGCAAACGCGGCCACTTCGCGCTCACCGGCGTGCAAGGCGGAAAACTCCGCCTCTGGGAAACGCCCACGGGACGCTGCCTGCACACCTTTGCCGGCCGCGCACCCGTGAGTATCGGCGGAGACGAAAGCGTTGCCCTCTCCGCCGGCGAAAAAGGCACCCTGAAACTCTGGGCCATCGGCTTCGGCTTCCCCACAATCTTCGCTCCGATGATTCTGTGCCGCGGGCGCGAAGGCGGCGCTTAA
- a CDS encoding alpha/beta hydrolase, with amino-acid sequence MKQRFFWSILGLFFAVRPAVAIDENTPAPDGAPVLALWPDGAPGAAGTETADVPTLTYFPAPQHKATGAAVVVCPGGGYGGLAITYEGYEVAQWLNTAGVSAFVLKYRHAPKYHHPAPLQDAQRAIRTVRARSAEWGINPAKIGILGFSAGGHLTATTGVAKADGDAAATDPIERVSARPDFLILGYPVITMVGDYGHAGSRTNLLGENPDPKLVEEVSPELHVTKDTPPAFLVSTTQDTGVPATNSVVFYQKLLDNGVPAELHVFLEGQHGLGLGTGPRSGHAFSEWPDLCLKWLRAIGMI; translated from the coding sequence ATGAAACAACGATTCTTTTGGAGCATACTCGGGTTGTTCTTCGCGGTAAGACCCGCTGTGGCCATTGACGAAAACACGCCCGCGCCCGACGGCGCCCCGGTGCTCGCGCTCTGGCCCGACGGCGCGCCCGGCGCGGCAGGCACAGAAACCGCGGACGTCCCCACGCTCACCTACTTCCCCGCCCCGCAACACAAAGCCACCGGCGCGGCCGTGGTCGTGTGTCCCGGCGGCGGCTACGGCGGCTTGGCCATCACCTACGAAGGATACGAAGTCGCGCAGTGGCTAAACACCGCCGGCGTCTCGGCCTTCGTGCTCAAATACCGCCACGCCCCGAAGTACCACCACCCCGCTCCCCTGCAGGATGCGCAGCGCGCCATCCGCACGGTTCGCGCACGCTCCGCAGAATGGGGCATCAACCCCGCCAAAATCGGCATACTCGGATTCTCCGCGGGCGGTCACTTGACCGCGACCACCGGTGTCGCCAAAGCCGACGGCGACGCAGCCGCCACGGACCCCATCGAACGCGTTTCGGCCCGGCCCGATTTCCTGATCCTTGGATACCCCGTGATCACGATGGTCGGCGACTACGGCCACGCGGGTAGCCGCACCAATCTACTCGGCGAGAATCCCGACCCGAAACTCGTCGAAGAAGTCTCCCCCGAACTCCACGTGACCAAAGACACGCCGCCTGCATTCCTCGTAAGCACCACGCAAGACACCGGCGTCCCCGCGACCAACAGCGTCGTCTTCTACCAGAAGCTGCTCGACAACGGCGTCCCCGCCGAATTGCACGTCTTTCTCGAAGGCCAACACGGCCTCGGACTCGGCACCGGCCCCCGCAGCGGCCACGCCTTCAGCGAATGGCCTGACCTCTGCCTGAAATGGCTAAGGGCCATCGGGATGATCTGA
- the ilvD gene encoding dihydroxy-acid dehydratase, with protein MNTKKSKSPSNGKREPVNRMYSSQITETVERAPSRAMLHAVGFTAKDFKKPQVGIASTWSMVTPCNMHINKLANYASDGVNAAGGKAVEFNTITISDGISMGTEGMKYSLVSREVIADSIETVAGCEWFDGLVAIGGCDKNMPGCLMAMARLNRPSVFVYGGTILPGNYRGKNVDIVSVFEAVGAHARGDINDKQLKEIEACAIPGPGSCGGMYTANTMGSAIEALGMSLPNSSSQDAISEDKANDCRNAGAAVMNLIKRGIRPSDIMTREAFENAIVVVNALGGSTNAVLHLLAMAYTMGVKLSIDDFTRIGKRAPVLADLKPSGRFVMAEFVAIGGLTPLMKTLLDAGLLHGDCLTVTGKTLKQNLADAKPYPAGQEIVRPLSDPIKKDGHLVVLYGNLAPKGAVAKITGKEGMRFTGKARVFNSEEDALKAILDGTVKKGDVIVIRYEGPKGGPGMREMLAPTSAVMGKGLGKDVALITDGRFSGGSHGFVVGHITPEAQVGGPLAIVKNGDPITIDAENRTLDLGITKAEIAKRLKAWKAPKPRYVRGVLAKYMHLVNSASEGAVTDATLPFSK; from the coding sequence ATGAATACCAAGAAATCGAAATCCCCGTCGAACGGCAAACGCGAACCCGTTAACCGGATGTACTCCTCGCAAATCACCGAGACCGTCGAACGCGCGCCAAGCCGCGCCATGCTGCACGCCGTCGGTTTCACCGCGAAGGACTTCAAGAAACCCCAGGTCGGCATCGCCTCGACGTGGAGCATGGTCACGCCCTGCAACATGCACATCAACAAGCTCGCGAACTACGCATCCGACGGCGTCAATGCCGCGGGCGGCAAAGCCGTCGAGTTCAACACGATCACCATTTCCGACGGCATCTCCATGGGCACGGAAGGCATGAAGTATTCGCTCGTCTCCCGCGAGGTGATCGCCGACTCCATTGAAACCGTCGCGGGTTGCGAATGGTTCGACGGACTCGTCGCCATCGGCGGCTGCGACAAGAACATGCCCGGCTGCCTCATGGCGATGGCCCGCCTCAATCGCCCATCCGTGTTTGTCTACGGCGGCACAATTCTCCCCGGCAACTATCGCGGCAAAAACGTCGATATCGTGTCGGTGTTCGAAGCCGTTGGCGCGCACGCGCGCGGCGATATCAACGACAAACAACTGAAAGAGATCGAAGCCTGTGCCATCCCCGGTCCCGGCTCCTGCGGCGGCATGTACACCGCCAACACCATGGGGTCCGCCATCGAAGCACTCGGCATGAGCCTACCCAACAGCAGTTCGCAGGACGCCATATCCGAGGACAAGGCGAACGATTGCCGCAACGCCGGCGCGGCCGTGATGAACTTGATCAAACGCGGCATCCGCCCCAGCGATATCATGACTCGCGAAGCCTTCGAAAACGCGATTGTCGTCGTCAACGCGCTGGGCGGTTCGACCAACGCCGTGCTCCACTTGCTTGCGATGGCCTACACCATGGGCGTGAAGCTCTCCATCGACGACTTCACGCGCATCGGAAAACGCGCGCCGGTGTTGGCGGACCTCAAACCCAGCGGTAGATTCGTCATGGCTGAATTCGTCGCCATTGGCGGTCTCACGCCATTGATGAAGACGCTCCTCGATGCAGGTCTCCTGCACGGCGACTGCCTCACCGTGACCGGCAAGACCCTCAAACAGAATCTCGCCGATGCAAAACCGTACCCCGCGGGACAGGAAATCGTTCGCCCCTTGTCCGATCCCATCAAGAAGGACGGCCACTTGGTCGTGTTGTACGGCAACCTCGCGCCGAAGGGCGCCGTCGCGAAAATCACCGGCAAGGAAGGCATGCGATTCACCGGCAAAGCCCGCGTGTTCAATTCCGAAGAAGACGCGCTCAAAGCCATTCTCGACGGCACAGTCAAGAAGGGCGACGTGATCGTCATTCGCTACGAAGGCCCCAAGGGCGGCCCCGGCATGCGTGAAATGCTCGCGCCCACGTCCGCCGTCATGGGCAAAGGTCTCGGCAAAGACGTCGCCCTGATCACCGACGGACGTTTCTCCGGCGGCAGCCACGGTTTCGTCGTCGGACACATCACGCCCGAAGCGCAGGTCGGCGGACCGCTCGCAATCGTCAAGAACGGCGATCCGATTACGATCGATGCGGAAAACCGCACGCTCGATCTCGGCATTACCAAAGCCGAAATCGCCAAGCGCCTCAAAGCATGGAAGGCCCCGAAGCCGCGCTATGTCCGCGGCGTCTTGGCGAAATACATGCATCTCGTCAACTCGGCATCCGAAGGCGCCGTCACCGACGCCACATTGCCCTTCTCGAAATAG
- a CDS encoding SDR family oxidoreductase, which translates to MRDLEGKVALVTGAGSPRGIGRAIVEALARLGARIVASDVEDPLPDVIHDVLGYKHGAKQGLDETVAAAQALGVEAVAFRADICVPEDVEQLVANAASAFGHIDILVNVAGGSWGSQRVGEYEPDQWLDTLKVNLYGTFLTTRYVLPLFEKQRGGVVINIAAIAAERACEMVSAYSAAKAGVVALTRDIAVEYGPQG; encoded by the coding sequence ATGAGAGATCTCGAAGGCAAAGTGGCCCTGGTAACAGGTGCGGGAAGTCCAAGGGGAATCGGCCGCGCCATAGTGGAAGCGCTTGCACGGCTCGGCGCGCGCATCGTCGCAAGCGACGTGGAAGACCCGCTGCCCGATGTCATTCATGACGTCCTCGGCTACAAACACGGAGCGAAGCAGGGTCTCGACGAAACCGTCGCGGCGGCACAGGCCCTCGGCGTGGAGGCCGTCGCTTTCCGTGCCGATATTTGCGTGCCGGAAGACGTTGAGCAACTCGTCGCAAATGCCGCGTCCGCCTTTGGGCACATCGACATCCTCGTCAACGTTGCGGGAGGCTCGTGGGGTTCGCAACGCGTCGGCGAATACGAACCCGATCAGTGGCTCGACACCCTTAAGGTAAACCTCTACGGAACCTTCCTGACCACCCGCTACGTGTTGCCCCTATTCGAAAAACAACGGGGAGGCGTCGTTATCAACATCGCCGCCATCGCCGCCGAGCGCGCCTGCGAAATGGTCTCCGCGTACAGCGCGGCCAAAGCCGGTGTCGTCGCCCTCACCCGTGATATCGCCGTCGAATACGGCCCGCAAGG